The Methanobacterium sp. BAmetb5 genome includes a region encoding these proteins:
- the acs gene encoding acetate--CoA ligase has protein sequence MVKSANNLDNEKKVFKPNYMLVEEAHVKNWEAEIEKGKDIEKYWAEKAEQFEWFQKWDQVLDESNKPFYKWFNNGKINLAYNAVDRWIHTDKRNQVAILYANERGDEKKLTYYELYREVNKMANALKNLGVEKGDTVSMYMPMCPELLISMLACNKIGAIHSVVYSGLSVGAFVERMNDAKAKILVTADGTFRRGKVIDLKKIVDEAMLKCHTIETTIVVKHAGNPIHMSELSGKEIFYDTLLEGEPDECPVEEMDSEDPLFILYTSGSTGKPKAVLHTTAGYMVGVATTLKTIFDIHNGDLWWCTGDIGWITGHSYLIYGPLLLGTTTLVYEGAPDYPDPGIWWKIVEKYGVTKLYTSPTAIRHLMRYGNKYPTVYNLSSLKILGSVGEPMNPAAWMWLYKNIGQEKTPIMDTWWQTETGMHMISPLPVSHLKPGTPTLPFPGVDIDVVDENGNPVPVGEDGYVVVKKPWPAMFRTLYKDEERFVNVYWKDIPGGVYRAGDMARKDEDGYIWIQGRSDDVLKIAGHRVGTSEVEAAFSSHPAVAEAAVIGKSDPVKGQVIKAFVILKEGYKLTTKLISELQRHVRYELGPVAVLGDIVQVDKLPKTRSGKIMRRVLRAREEGKDLGDLSTLEE, from the coding sequence ATGGTAAAAAGCGCCAATAACTTGGATAATGAGAAAAAAGTTTTTAAACCTAATTATATGTTGGTGGAAGAGGCCCACGTAAAGAACTGGGAGGCAGAAATCGAGAAGGGTAAAGATATCGAGAAGTACTGGGCAGAAAAGGCCGAACAATTTGAATGGTTCCAGAAATGGGACCAGGTCCTGGATGAAAGTAATAAACCATTTTACAAGTGGTTCAACAATGGAAAAATCAACCTGGCCTACAATGCCGTGGACCGCTGGATACACACCGATAAACGGAACCAGGTGGCTATCCTCTACGCCAACGAGAGGGGTGACGAGAAGAAGCTCACCTACTACGAGCTCTACCGTGAAGTGAATAAAATGGCCAATGCCCTGAAGAACCTGGGTGTGGAAAAGGGAGACACAGTTTCCATGTACATGCCCATGTGCCCGGAACTTCTGATCTCCATGCTGGCCTGTAACAAGATAGGGGCAATACACAGCGTGGTATACTCCGGATTGAGTGTCGGTGCATTTGTGGAGCGAATGAACGATGCCAAGGCCAAAATCCTGGTAACCGCCGATGGAACCTTCCGCCGAGGAAAAGTCATTGACCTTAAAAAAATCGTGGACGAAGCTATGCTGAAGTGCCACACCATTGAAACCACCATCGTGGTCAAGCACGCTGGAAACCCCATTCACATGTCGGAGTTAAGTGGTAAGGAAATATTTTATGACACACTCCTGGAGGGTGAACCAGACGAATGTCCAGTTGAGGAAATGGACTCAGAAGACCCTTTGTTCATACTTTACACTTCGGGAAGCACAGGGAAACCCAAGGCTGTCCTCCACACCACAGCGGGATATATGGTGGGGGTGGCCACCACTTTAAAAACCATTTTTGACATTCATAACGGTGATTTGTGGTGGTGTACTGGGGATATAGGCTGGATCACTGGCCACAGTTACCTTATCTACGGGCCCCTGCTTCTGGGAACCACCACCCTGGTATATGAAGGAGCCCCTGACTATCCTGATCCTGGGATTTGGTGGAAGATTGTGGAAAAATATGGTGTAACCAAGTTATACACCTCCCCAACCGCTATAAGACATTTAATGCGTTACGGGAATAAGTACCCCACCGTTTACAACCTTTCTTCCTTGAAGATACTGGGTAGTGTGGGTGAACCCATGAATCCGGCCGCCTGGATGTGGCTGTACAAGAACATTGGCCAGGAAAAAACGCCAATTATGGATACGTGGTGGCAGACAGAGACGGGAATGCATATGATTTCCCCGCTGCCGGTTTCCCACCTGAAACCCGGAACACCCACCCTTCCCTTCCCTGGTGTGGACATCGATGTGGTGGATGAAAATGGAAACCCGGTTCCCGTGGGGGAAGATGGTTACGTGGTGGTTAAGAAACCATGGCCGGCCATGTTCCGTACCCTCTATAAAGATGAAGAAAGATTTGTCAATGTCTACTGGAAGGACATACCGGGAGGGGTCTACCGGGCAGGTGATATGGCCCGCAAGGACGAAGATGGCTACATATGGATACAGGGCCGCTCCGATGACGTGCTGAAGATAGCCGGCCACCGGGTTGGAACCTCGGAGGTGGAAGCTGCCTTTTCCTCCCATCCTGCGGTGGCGGAAGCAGCAGTCATTGGTAAATCAGACCCGGTTAAGGGACAGGTTATTAAGGCCTTTGTCATACTCAAAGAAGGGTATAAATTAACCACCAAACTCATCAGTGAATTGCAGCGGCATGTGCGTTACGAACTGGGACCAGTGGCCGTGCTGGGTGACATTGTACAAGTTGATAAGCTACCTAAAACCAGGAGCGGTAAGATCATGCGCCGTGTACTCCGTGCCCGGGAAGAAGGAAAGGATCTGGGAGATTTATCCACCTTAGAAGAGTAA
- a CDS encoding XTP/dITP diphosphatase, whose product MGKSEDPLYITFITGNQHKVKEAQGIFHQFNIEVEHVDLGYPEIQGELIDVARFGAVDAARRLGRPVIVEDAGLFIKALNWFPGTYSSYVQDTLGNQGILKLMNNVEDRYAEFRSVIGFATPKTEPETFLGVVGGQIAHQEKGDHGFAYDPLFVPEGYSQTFGELTRKEKNEFSHRRCSLENFAQWYKNYINGE is encoded by the coding sequence ATGGGCAAATCAGAAGATCCGTTATACATAACCTTTATAACCGGTAACCAACACAAAGTAAAAGAAGCTCAAGGAATATTCCACCAGTTCAATATTGAGGTGGAACACGTAGACCTGGGATACCCTGAAATTCAGGGAGAGCTGATAGATGTGGCTCGCTTTGGTGCAGTGGATGCTGCCCGGCGACTAGGAAGACCAGTCATTGTTGAAGATGCCGGTCTGTTTATAAAAGCTCTTAACTGGTTTCCCGGAACATATTCATCATACGTGCAGGACACCCTGGGCAATCAAGGCATTTTAAAACTGATGAACAATGTCGAAGACCGTTACGCCGAGTTCAGGTCGGTGATTGGGTTTGCAACACCCAAAACCGAGCCCGAGACTTTTTTAGGTGTAGTCGGAGGACAGATAGCCCATCAGGAAAAAGGAGATCATGGTTTCGCCTACGATCCACTGTTTGTACCCGAAGGATACAGCCAGACTTTTGGTGAACTCACCCGGAAAGAGAAGAATGAATTCTCCCACCGTCGCTGTTCACTGGAAAACTTTGCCCAATGGTATAAGAATTATATAAATGGCGAATAA
- a CDS encoding 30S ribosomal protein S15: MAAKPEWVEYSTEEIEEIILKLRKEGKSTSVIGVILRDQYGIPDVKAVTGMKITHVLEKHDQGEEYPEDLMNLIRKAVNIRDHLKENPKDLHTKRGLQLVESRIRRLVKYYTREGVLPEGWRYDPQKAALLVK, from the coding sequence ATGGCAGCAAAGCCTGAATGGGTTGAATACTCAACTGAAGAAATAGAAGAAATCATATTGAAACTGAGAAAAGAAGGAAAATCAACCAGTGTCATCGGAGTTATACTACGGGACCAGTACGGAATTCCAGATGTTAAAGCAGTAACCGGGATGAAAATAACCCATGTACTGGAAAAACACGACCAGGGTGAAGAATACCCTGAAGACCTCATGAACCTCATCCGTAAGGCCGTTAACATCCGGGACCACCTTAAGGAAAACCCTAAGGATCTGCACACCAAGAGGGGTCTGCAGCTGGTAGAATCCAGGATCAGAAGACTGGTAAAGTACTACACCCGGGAAGGAGTTCTGCCTGAAGGATGGAGATATGACCCACAAAAAGCAGCACTACTTGTTAAATAG